In Blautia wexlerae DSM 19850, a single window of DNA contains:
- the gyrA gene encoding DNA gyrase subunit A — MEDNIFDKVHEVDLEKTMKDSYIDYAMSVIASRALPDVRDGLKPVQRRVLYSMIELNNGPDKPHRKCARIVGDTMGKYHPHGDSSIYGALVNMAQEWSTRYPLVDGHGNFGSVDGDGAAAMRYTEARLSKISMEMLADINKDTVDFQPNFDETEREPVVLPSRYPNLLVNGTSGIAVGMATNIPPHNLREVVDAVVKIIDNIIEEQRETTMEEILDIVKGPDFPTGATILGRRGIEEAYRTGRGKIRVRAVTNIETLPNGKSRIIVTELPYLVNKARLISKIAELVRDKKIDGITDLNDHSSREGMRICIDLRKDANANVVLNLLYKHTQLQDTFGVNMLSLIPNNGSLEPKVLNLKQMLEYYLAHQEDVVTRRTKYDLNKARERAHILEGLLKALDNIDEVIRIIRASQNVQIAKQELMDRFELTDVQAQAIVDMRLRALTGLEREKLEAEYADLMEKIRKYEAILADRSLLLRVIREEILAIAEKYGDDRKTSIGYDVYDISTEDLIPRENTVITMTKLGYIKRMTVDNFRSQNRGGRGIKGMQTLEDDYIEELLMTTTHHYLMFFTNTGRVYRLKAYEIPEAGRTARGTAIINLLQLMPGECITAVIPLRKFEDGHYLMMATKNGLVKKTPIKEYANVRKNGLAAITLRDDDELIEVKLTDDKKDIILVTKDGMCIRFKETDVRSTGRTSMGVRGMNIDDGDEVVAMQLNSQGDCLLIVSANGMGKRTSMGEFTCQNRGGKGVKCYKITEKTGDVIGARAVNEDNEVMLITTEGIIIRIACADISILGRITSGVKLINLTEGVTVASVAKVRDKEEKDTNAQQAAVEITDSAETEESDQPTDQETQDENRGEEE, encoded by the coding sequence ATGGAAGATAATATTTTTGACAAAGTCCACGAGGTGGATCTGGAAAAGACCATGAAGGACTCTTATATTGACTATGCCATGAGCGTTATCGCTTCCAGAGCACTGCCTGATGTAAGAGATGGTCTGAAACCGGTTCAGCGACGTGTATTGTATTCCATGATAGAACTGAATAATGGTCCTGACAAACCGCATCGTAAATGTGCGCGTATTGTCGGTGATACAATGGGTAAATATCATCCACATGGTGACAGTTCTATTTATGGAGCACTTGTAAATATGGCACAGGAATGGTCTACCAGATATCCGCTGGTAGACGGACATGGAAACTTTGGTTCCGTAGATGGTGACGGGGCAGCGGCCATGCGATACACTGAGGCACGTCTGAGTAAGATTTCCATGGAAATGCTGGCAGATATCAACAAAGATACTGTTGACTTCCAGCCAAACTTTGATGAAACAGAGAGAGAGCCGGTTGTACTGCCGTCCCGTTATCCGAATCTTCTGGTGAACGGAACTTCAGGTATTGCAGTAGGTATGGCTACCAATATCCCTCCTCATAATCTGAGAGAGGTTGTGGATGCTGTTGTCAAGATTATAGACAATATCATTGAAGAACAACGCGAAACGACTATGGAAGAGATTCTGGATATTGTAAAAGGTCCTGATTTTCCTACTGGTGCGACGATTCTTGGAAGAAGAGGGATTGAAGAAGCATACAGAACAGGTCGCGGTAAGATTCGTGTACGTGCAGTGACAAATATTGAGACTCTTCCAAACGGAAAGTCCAGAATTATTGTCACAGAGCTTCCGTATCTGGTAAATAAAGCGCGTCTGATCTCAAAGATTGCAGAACTTGTAAGAGATAAAAAGATTGACGGAATCACAGACCTGAATGACCATTCCAGTCGTGAGGGAATGAGAATCTGTATTGATCTGCGCAAGGATGCAAATGCAAATGTAGTTTTGAATTTACTGTATAAGCATACGCAGTTACAGGATACTTTTGGCGTAAATATGCTTTCACTTATTCCGAATAACGGAAGTCTGGAACCGAAGGTATTAAACCTGAAACAGATGCTGGAATATTATCTGGCTCATCAGGAAGATGTAGTGACCAGAAGAACGAAATATGACCTGAATAAAGCAAGAGAGCGAGCTCACATTTTAGAAGGTCTGCTGAAAGCACTGGACAATATTGATGAGGTGATCCGTATTATCAGAGCTTCGCAGAATGTGCAGATCGCAAAACAGGAGTTAATGGATCGCTTTGAACTGACAGATGTTCAGGCACAGGCAATCGTAGATATGCGTCTGCGTGCTCTGACAGGTCTGGAAAGAGAGAAGCTGGAAGCAGAATATGCTGATTTAATGGAAAAAATCCGTAAATACGAGGCTATCCTTGCGGACAGAAGTCTTCTTCTTCGCGTGATTCGTGAAGAAATTCTTGCAATTGCAGAGAAATACGGAGACGACAGAAAGACTTCTATCGGATATGATGTATACGATATTTCTACAGAGGATCTGATTCCGAGAGAGAATACAGTGATCACAATGACCAAACTTGGATATATTAAGAGAATGACAGTAGATAATTTCAGAAGCCAGAACAGAGGTGGAAGAGGAATCAAGGGAATGCAGACTCTTGAGGATGACTACATTGAAGAACTTCTGATGACAACTACCCATCATTATCTGATGTTCTTTACAAATACAGGAAGGGTATATCGTCTGAAGGCATATGAGATTCCGGAGGCAGGACGTACTGCAAGAGGAACTGCGATTATTAATCTGTTACAGCTTATGCCGGGGGAATGTATCACTGCAGTAATCCCGCTCCGCAAATTTGAAGATGGTCATTATCTGATGATGGCTACGAAGAATGGCCTGGTAAAGAAAACACCGATTAAAGAATATGCGAATGTGCGTAAAAACGGACTGGCAGCTATCACATTGCGTGATGATGATGAACTGATCGAGGTTAAGCTTACAGATGATAAGAAGGATATAATACTTGTTACAAAAGATGGTATGTGTATCCGTTTTAAAGAAACAGATGTAAGAAGTACAGGCAGAACTTCTATGGGCGTACGCGGTATGAATATCGATGATGGAGACGAAGTGGTAGCAATGCAGCTGAATTCTCAGGGAGATTGTCTGCTGATAGTTTCTGCAAATGGTATGGGTAAACGTACTTCTATGGGCGAATTTACCTGTCAGAATCGTGGCGGTAAAGGTGTAAAATGTTATAAGATTACCGAGAAAACCGGTGATGTAATCGGAGCAAGAGCTGTAAATGAAGATAATGAAGTAATGCTGATCACTACGGAAGGTATTATCATCAGAATCGCCTGCGCTGATATTTCCATTCTTGGAAGAATTACATCGGGTGTAAAACTGATCAATCTTACAGAGGGTGTCACTGTAGCCAGTGTAGCTAAAGTGAGAGATAAAGAAGAAAAAGATACAAATGCACAGCAGGCAGCAGTGGAAATTACGGACAGTGCAGAAACAGAAGAATCTGATCAGCCGACAGATCAGGAGACACAGGATGAGAACAGAGGGGAAGAGGAATAA
- a CDS encoding M23 family metallopeptidase: MMNNKVTRIIANSVGLAAVAALGITVYQLGTSPVKEKTPEEKTENVGESTQDTEEQLSEDAGTNHVESENQWISDDGEDLDDTKVTFQKQGMYGETAQNTVDNNESDNTADVDKTDNAVNSQQAEESSVNANMKSQTISEDQADEATDVSASALNLATVNFSEDTLMEWPVNGNVLLDYSMDQTTYFPTLDQYKLSPAIAVGAVEGAPVVAAVNGKVYSIEQNAQTGTTLTMELGNGYQAVYGQLTDLTVSEGDTIKKGTTIGYIAQPTKYYSTEGTNLYFAMKKDGEPIDPIEYLP, encoded by the coding sequence ATGATGAATAACAAAGTGACAAGAATCATTGCCAATTCCGTTGGACTGGCCGCTGTAGCAGCATTGGGAATTACAGTTTATCAGTTAGGTACCTCCCCGGTCAAAGAGAAAACTCCTGAAGAAAAAACAGAAAATGTCGGTGAAAGTACACAGGATACGGAAGAACAATTGAGTGAAGATGCAGGAACGAATCATGTGGAGTCAGAAAATCAGTGGATATCCGATGACGGGGAAGATTTGGATGATACAAAGGTTACATTCCAAAAACAAGGAATGTATGGGGAAACAGCTCAGAATACTGTGGATAATAATGAATCAGATAATACTGCAGATGTGGATAAGACTGACAATGCTGTAAATTCTCAGCAAGCAGAAGAATCATCAGTAAATGCAAATATGAAATCCCAGACGATATCAGAAGATCAGGCAGATGAAGCAACAGATGTTTCGGCATCGGCCCTGAATCTTGCGACAGTAAATTTTTCGGAAGATACATTAATGGAGTGGCCGGTGAATGGAAATGTTCTCCTTGATTACAGTATGGATCAGACTACTTATTTTCCGACGCTTGATCAGTATAAATTGAGTCCGGCTATTGCTGTCGGTGCAGTAGAGGGAGCACCTGTGGTAGCTGCTGTTAATGGCAAGGTTTATTCTATAGAGCAGAATGCGCAGACGGGTACTACACTGACAATGGAACTTGGAAATGGATATCAGGCTGTTTATGGACAGCTTACAGATCTGACAGTGTCAGAAGGAGATACAATTAAAAAGGGAACGACGATAGGATATATTGCACAGCCTACAAAATATTACAGCACAGAAGGAACCAATCTTTATTTTGCAATGAAAAAGGATGGAGAACCAATAGATCCGATTGAATATCTTCCATAA
- a CDS encoding SpoIID/LytB domain-containing protein translates to MRKSFFPGTTGIFALFFVPYIVTIIFNGANTTLINKKFNVEMLLPVIVSSQIEDKYELETIKAQTIIARSNFYRTMKEEKNLAITLCQIKEEMEGKSLACVILQNKYEKAVTETEGKVIVWNKELKLVPYHELSAGQTRDGMEVFHNEDDSYLRSVHSLVDKNAKDYLNSVYINKNILPERIEIKSRDSAGYVTEILADGKVLEGEAFRKGMGLTSSNFTIQKSGKEVRFLCRGKGHGLGFSQYGGNEMAKESANAKEILQYYFPEMDVLNIKSVNC, encoded by the coding sequence ATGAGAAAGTCTTTTTTCCCTGGAACAACGGGAATCTTTGCTCTGTTTTTTGTTCCCTATATAGTTACAATTATTTTTAATGGTGCCAACACTACATTGATCAATAAAAAATTTAATGTGGAAATGCTTCTGCCGGTGATCGTTTCATCGCAGATTGAAGACAAATATGAACTTGAGACTATAAAAGCACAAACAATCATAGCAAGATCAAATTTTTACCGGACAATGAAAGAGGAGAAAAATCTGGCAATAACTTTATGTCAGATAAAGGAAGAGATGGAGGGGAAATCCCTGGCTTGTGTAATTTTACAGAATAAGTACGAAAAAGCAGTAACAGAAACAGAAGGAAAAGTCATTGTATGGAATAAAGAATTAAAGTTAGTTCCCTATCATGAATTAAGTGCAGGACAGACAAGAGATGGAATGGAAGTTTTCCACAACGAAGATGATTCGTATCTCAGATCCGTACACAGTCTTGTGGATAAAAATGCAAAAGATTATTTGAATAGTGTATACATAAATAAAAATATCCTTCCGGAAAGAATTGAAATAAAATCCAGGGACAGTGCCGGTTATGTTACAGAAATTCTGGCTGACGGGAAAGTGTTGGAAGGCGAGGCATTCAGAAAAGGAATGGGACTCACGTCCTCAAATTTTACAATTCAGAAGTCTGGAAAGGAAGTACGATTTTTATGTAGAGGAAAAGGTCATGGATTAGGATTCTCACAATATGGAGGGAATGAGATGGCAAAGGAGTCTGCGAATGCAAAAGAGATCTTACAATATTATTTTCCTGAGATGGATGTGCTGAACATAAAATCTGTAAATTGCTGA
- a CDS encoding lysophospholipid acyltransferase family protein: MKRILLMVFRNLFFVPYGWFKLCWYASHAERYSEEQRYQLLKYVDNRAVKGGNLVIDGHGMENIPKENGFIFFPNHQGLFDVLAIIQVCPVPFSVVAKKELTNVPFLKQVFACMKAFMIDRDDVKQSMQVIINVIKEVKAGRNYLIFAEGTRSKDGNHPQEFKGGSFKAATKSKCPIVPVALIDSYKAFDTGSVKKLTVQVHFLEPIYYDEYKDMKTTEIAAEVKKRIEATITQYTS; this comes from the coding sequence ATGAAAAGAATATTACTGATGGTATTTAGAAATCTCTTTTTTGTTCCATATGGATGGTTTAAGTTATGCTGGTATGCATCGCATGCAGAACGTTACAGTGAAGAACAGAGATATCAGCTTCTTAAATATGTAGATAACAGAGCAGTGAAAGGCGGTAATCTGGTAATTGACGGTCATGGTATGGAAAATATTCCAAAAGAAAATGGGTTTATTTTCTTTCCCAATCATCAGGGATTATTTGATGTACTTGCAATCATACAGGTGTGTCCGGTACCTTTCTCGGTAGTGGCAAAAAAAGAGCTGACAAACGTACCATTTCTGAAGCAGGTATTTGCATGCATGAAAGCGTTTATGATTGACCGTGATGATGTCAAACAATCTATGCAGGTAATCATTAATGTTATCAAAGAAGTAAAGGCAGGAAGAAACTATCTGATTTTTGCCGAGGGAACCAGAAGCAAAGACGGCAATCATCCGCAGGAATTTAAAGGTGGAAGTTTTAAAGCTGCAACGAAATCAAAATGTCCGATCGTACCCGTAGCACTGATTGATTCTTATAAAGCGTTTGATACGGGATCTGTCAAAAAACTTACAGTGCAGGTACATTTTCTGGAACCCATATACTATGATGAGTATAAAGATATGAAAACAACAGAGATTGCAGCAGAGGTAAAAAAACGTATCGAAGCGACAATAACACAGTATACTTCTTGA